The following proteins are co-located in the Bacteroidales bacterium genome:
- a CDS encoding glycosyl hydrolase 115 family protein produces the protein MRKLLLFILLSILPLIFINGQDNSGNETFISTAKGKKNFAISAEGKSTPLLISSKEWPGVIRAFKDLQSDIGKVTSIAPELLTDEYSGNKMIIIAGTIGKSPLIDKLVSDKKLDVNSVAGNWETFVIQVVKKPFKGVKRALVIAGSDKRGTIYGIYEVSKQIGVSPWYWWADVPVIKKNALYTLPGRFVQGSPSVKYRGIFLNDEAPDLTNWVREKYGSVPVGTNPPMPRGVVNYGKEFYTKLFELILRLKGNYLWPAMWNNAFNEDDPDNPRLADEYGIVMGNSHQEPMLRAQKEWDRRYQKTIGTWNYAKHPDILEAFWREGIKRNKDYESIVTIGLRGANDTEMAPGGPPANMTMLEKIVGVQRKILTEEINPDITKIPQLWCLYKEVQDYYNAGMRVPEDVTLLWAEDNWGNIRRLPTAEERKRSGGAGIYYHFDYHGGPRSYQWLNTSPIAKIWDQMSLAKQYGADRIWIVNVGHFKGYELPIEYFLDLAWNTDKHTNNNINEFTQEWAGEQFGDEYSEEIAEFLSAYTKFNGRRKPELLSPTTYSQTNYNEAERVVDDYKALARKASDLFNKIPSEMQDAFYQLVLFPVRACAIVNELYLAAGKNDLYSRQGRASTVALAAQTRRLFEADTSLMAYYNREFADGRWAHFMDQSHLGYTSWVDPPTNSLRAIKLKEPVIPKTASMGVSVEGSEAVWPGAKTSPELPPFDIFNKQKHYIDIFNKGKTEFEFSATSAEPWIIISKYKGPFGFDERLWISVNWETVPKGRNTGTIKISGTGKEVSVRINAFNPDEITPETLQGFVEGEGVVSIEAEHYTKLNNAGERKWTVIEDYGHTLSAMRAEGPVEAAPAVPGNDSPCLEYQIYFFNTGTFDITSIFSPTLNFMAGRAMQYAISFDNETPQVITLVPEKYNAQNRNTDWEKTVSDNARFSQSKHIINNPGYHTLKIFMVDPGVVLQKIIVNSGGLKPSYLGPPESFYKPLSSKI, from the coding sequence ATGCGTAAATTATTGTTATTCATACTTTTATCAATACTGCCATTGATATTTATCAATGGGCAAGACAACTCTGGAAATGAGACATTTATCTCGACTGCAAAAGGGAAAAAGAATTTTGCAATATCTGCAGAGGGTAAGTCTACACCTCTGTTAATCAGCTCAAAAGAGTGGCCGGGGGTAATCAGGGCTTTCAAAGACCTTCAGTCTGACATTGGTAAAGTTACCTCAATAGCTCCTGAATTGCTTACTGATGAGTATTCCGGTAACAAAATGATAATTATAGCCGGTACTATTGGAAAAAGTCCGCTTATAGATAAGCTCGTGAGTGATAAAAAACTTGATGTCAATAGTGTAGCTGGTAACTGGGAAACATTTGTTATACAGGTTGTTAAGAAACCATTTAAAGGTGTTAAAAGAGCCCTTGTTATTGCAGGAAGCGATAAACGCGGAACTATATATGGCATTTATGAAGTTTCCAAACAGATTGGCGTCTCGCCCTGGTACTGGTGGGCTGATGTTCCGGTAATAAAGAAGAATGCACTTTATACCCTGCCGGGAAGATTTGTACAAGGTTCCCCTTCGGTAAAATACAGGGGAATATTTCTTAATGACGAGGCTCCTGATCTGACAAACTGGGTGAGGGAAAAATATGGAAGTGTGCCTGTTGGAACAAATCCTCCCATGCCCAGAGGAGTTGTCAACTACGGAAAGGAATTTTATACAAAGCTTTTTGAACTTATTCTGAGACTGAAGGGAAACTACCTGTGGCCCGCAATGTGGAATAATGCATTCAACGAGGATGATCCTGATAATCCGCGACTGGCCGACGAATACGGGATAGTAATGGGAAACTCACACCAGGAACCGATGCTAAGGGCACAAAAAGAGTGGGACCGTCGCTATCAGAAAACCATTGGTACCTGGAACTATGCCAAACATCCTGATATTCTGGAGGCTTTCTGGCGCGAAGGCATAAAAAGAAATAAAGATTATGAGAGCATAGTAACGATTGGATTAAGAGGCGCTAACGACACAGAAATGGCACCGGGCGGACCGCCGGCTAACATGACAATGCTTGAAAAAATTGTTGGTGTACAAAGAAAAATACTTACTGAAGAGATCAACCCTGATATAACCAAAATACCTCAGTTATGGTGCCTGTACAAGGAAGTGCAGGATTACTATAACGCCGGAATGAGGGTCCCTGAAGATGTGACTCTTCTCTGGGCTGAAGATAACTGGGGGAACATTCGCCGGCTACCAACAGCGGAGGAAAGGAAAAGAAGCGGAGGCGCAGGAATCTATTATCACTTCGACTATCATGGAGGTCCAAGAAGCTACCAGTGGCTGAACACCAGCCCTATAGCCAAGATCTGGGACCAGATGTCGCTGGCAAAACAGTACGGAGCCGACAGGATCTGGATAGTTAATGTCGGACACTTCAAAGGTTATGAGTTACCGATAGAATATTTTCTCGATCTGGCATGGAATACTGATAAACACACAAATAACAATATAAATGAGTTCACTCAGGAATGGGCCGGGGAGCAATTTGGAGATGAATACTCAGAAGAGATAGCAGAATTTCTTTCTGCTTATACAAAATTTAATGGCCGGCGTAAACCGGAGCTACTGTCGCCAACAACTTACAGTCAGACTAATTACAATGAAGCGGAAAGGGTAGTTGATGATTATAAAGCACTTGCAAGAAAAGCTTCTGATCTTTTCAATAAGATCCCGTCTGAGATGCAGGATGCATTTTATCAGCTTGTACTATTTCCAGTCAGAGCCTGTGCTATAGTAAATGAGTTATATCTGGCGGCCGGAAAAAATGATCTCTACTCAAGACAGGGAAGAGCAAGTACAGTAGCCCTGGCAGCCCAAACGCGAAGACTATTTGAAGCCGATACAAGTCTGATGGCATATTATAACCGCGAATTTGCCGATGGCAGATGGGCTCACTTTATGGATCAGTCTCATCTTGGATATACAAGCTGGGTAGATCCTCCAACGAATAGCCTGCGGGCAATAAAACTTAAAGAACCGGTAATACCAAAAACTGCCTCGATGGGAGTATCAGTGGAGGGATCTGAAGCTGTATGGCCAGGTGCTAAAACAAGTCCCGAATTGCCTCCTTTTGATATATTCAATAAACAAAAACATTATATCGACATCTTTAATAAAGGAAAAACAGAATTTGAGTTCAGTGCCACCTCTGCTGAACCATGGATTATAATTAGCAAATATAAAGGCCCGTTTGGATTTGATGAACGGCTATGGATATCAGTCAATTGGGAGACAGTTCCAAAAGGCAGAAACACCGGAACAATAAAAATCTCAGGTACAGGAAAAGAGGTATCTGTTAGGATCAATGCTTTTAATCCGGATGAGATAACTCCTGAAACTCTTCAGGGTTTTGTTGAGGGGGAGGGAGTTGTTTCAATTGAGGCGGAACACTATACAAAGCTCAACAATGCCGGTGAACGGAAGTGGACTGTAATTGAAGATTACGGACACACTCTGTCTGCTATGAGGGCTGAAGGTCCGGTTGAGGCTGCTCCCGCTGTTCCCGGAAACGATTCTCCATGCCTGGAATATCAGATATATTTCTTTAATACCGGTACATTTGATATAACTTCAATCTTCTCCCCTACGCTTAATTTTATGGCCGGAAGGGCGATGCAATATGCGATCTCTTTCGATAATGAAACACCTCAGGTAATTACACTCGTTCCTGAAAAATATAATGCCCAGAACCGGAATACCGACTGGGAGAAAACAGTTAGTGATAATGCCAGATTCAGTCAGTCAAAACATATAATAAACAACCCCGGTTACCATACCCTCAAAATTTTTATGGTCGATCCTGGTGTAGTATTGCAGAAAATTATCGTAAATTCCGGTGGTTTAAAACCAAGCTATCTCGGTCCGCCTGAAAGCTTCTACAAACCACTTAGCAGTAAAATATAA
- a CDS encoding Gfo/Idh/MocA family oxidoreductase, whose product MKKETKNISRRKFIDNSVKATLLSSVAFGGFPTIIPSSVIGKNPPSDKINIGQIGFGRIASSHDLTETLPYDVARVVAVADWDSNRVAKGKQYIENFYTKKTGSPGYVDVKTYEDYHEIIADKSIDAVIISTPDHWHSQPAIEAALAGKDIYVQKPTSLTIKEGQLLRDVVLRKKVILQVGTQQRAMPQFRIAAELVRNGRIGKLHTVKIGLPGDPPGPVTTEMPIPKNLNYKAWLGSTPEVYYTETRVHPQNSLTDRPGWLRCEQFGAGMITGWGQHHFDSAAWGMDTELTGPISIEAVAEFPKSGMWDVHGDFMAKAEYKNGITMYTSGGYPNGIRYEGTEGWIFVTRGNYTASASDPVVAGRNARSLTASDPKILTSEIKENEIHLYKIDNQHGNWLDCIKSRKEPISPVELGHRACTICLITHTAMKLGRKLPWDPIAEKFGNDAEANKTLSRPQRAPYGTDYIKM is encoded by the coding sequence ATGAAAAAAGAGACAAAGAATATTTCCAGAAGAAAATTCATCGATAATTCGGTAAAGGCAACTCTCCTGTCGTCAGTTGCATTTGGCGGATTTCCTACAATTATCCCTTCAAGTGTCATCGGGAAAAACCCGCCGAGTGACAAAATTAACATAGGACAGATTGGATTTGGCAGGATAGCCAGTAGTCACGATCTGACAGAAACACTTCCTTATGATGTTGCACGGGTAGTTGCGGTAGCTGACTGGGATTCGAACAGGGTGGCGAAAGGGAAACAGTATATTGAGAATTTTTATACAAAAAAAACAGGTAGTCCCGGTTATGTTGACGTTAAAACATACGAAGATTATCACGAAATAATAGCCGATAAAAGCATAGATGCAGTAATCATATCCACTCCTGACCACTGGCATTCCCAACCGGCTATTGAGGCTGCTCTTGCAGGCAAAGATATATATGTACAGAAACCCACTTCACTTACTATTAAAGAAGGACAACTTCTAAGGGATGTGGTACTCAGGAAAAAAGTCATTCTCCAGGTCGGTACGCAGCAGCGTGCAATGCCTCAGTTCAGAATTGCAGCAGAACTTGTGAGAAACGGAAGGATTGGTAAGCTTCATACAGTTAAAATAGGTCTGCCCGGCGACCCACCGGGTCCGGTAACTACAGAAATGCCAATACCAAAAAACCTTAATTACAAGGCATGGCTGGGATCAACTCCTGAGGTCTACTATACAGAAACCCGTGTACATCCTCAGAATAGTCTGACTGACAGACCGGGATGGCTAAGATGCGAACAGTTCGGAGCAGGTATGATAACTGGCTGGGGACAGCACCACTTCGATTCAGCTGCATGGGGTATGGATACAGAATTAACCGGACCGATTTCTATTGAAGCTGTTGCTGAATTTCCTAAATCAGGTATGTGGGATGTTCATGGTGACTTCATGGCAAAAGCAGAATATAAAAATGGCATCACAATGTACACAAGCGGAGGCTATCCGAATGGCATCAGGTACGAAGGTACAGAAGGCTGGATTTTTGTTACACGCGGTAACTATACAGCTTCTGCAAGCGATCCTGTTGTTGCAGGAAGAAACGCAAGATCACTAACTGCAAGCGATCCAAAAATCCTTACATCAGAAATAAAGGAGAATGAGATTCATCTTTATAAGATTGACAATCAGCACGGGAACTGGCTCGATTGTATAAAATCGAGAAAAGAGCCAATATCACCTGTCGAATTAGGCCATCGCGCATGTACAATATGCCTAATAACTCATACTGCTATGAAACTTGGAAGAAAACTTCCATGGGATCCTATTGCTGAAAAATTCGGCAATGATGCTGAAGCCAATAAGACTCTGTCGCGCCCGCAAAGGGCTCCTTACGGAACCGATTATATTAAAATGTAA
- a CDS encoding endo-1,4-beta-xylanase — protein sequence MIIQDIVLNTCRKLIIFTLALFVISLTNGCEKVNAEANDPYIGTNPDTLKGLKDYYKAFFPVGVAVEPSSLTGTSSDLILKHFNSITAENVMKPSSIHPAENRYFWDNADLIVNYAKANGMMVRGHTLLWHKQVPAWMFRDAAGDTVSKEVLLARLKEHITQVVSRYKGKVYAWDVVNEVLDDKDSKFYRETQWYKICGEEYIAKAFQWAHEADPDALLFYNDYNTEFAGRRDKVYKLVKQLLDAGVPIHGIGLQGHWNINNPSEQDLRSAIEKYSSLGLKIQITELDVSVYSSSERNPADNVFTTEREQKQLEKYKMIFRVFREYNNVITGVTFWNLSDKHSWLDNSPVAGRKNYPLLFDQNLKPKKAYWEVVKF from the coding sequence ATGATAATACAAGATATTGTTCTGAACACGTGCAGAAAACTTATCATATTTACATTAGCTTTATTTGTCATCTCACTCACAAACGGCTGCGAAAAAGTCAATGCTGAAGCAAATGACCCTTATATTGGAACAAATCCGGATACCCTTAAAGGACTAAAAGACTATTATAAAGCTTTCTTCCCTGTAGGAGTTGCAGTAGAACCGTCTTCACTAACAGGCACTTCTTCTGATCTTATACTGAAGCATTTCAATAGCATCACAGCTGAAAATGTGATGAAACCTTCATCGATACATCCTGCGGAAAACAGGTATTTCTGGGATAATGCAGACCTGATTGTGAATTATGCGAAGGCAAACGGAATGATGGTAAGGGGACATACTTTGTTGTGGCATAAACAGGTTCCTGCCTGGATGTTCAGAGATGCAGCCGGAGACACAGTTTCAAAAGAGGTTCTGCTTGCAAGGCTAAAAGAGCATATAACTCAGGTTGTATCAAGATATAAGGGGAAGGTATATGCATGGGACGTTGTTAATGAAGTTCTTGATGATAAAGATTCCAAGTTCTACAGAGAAACTCAATGGTACAAAATATGCGGGGAAGAATATATTGCAAAAGCATTTCAGTGGGCACATGAAGCTGATCCGGATGCCCTTCTTTTTTATAACGATTACAACACTGAATTTGCGGGAAGAAGGGATAAGGTATATAAACTTGTAAAACAGCTGCTTGATGCCGGGGTTCCGATTCATGGAATAGGTCTACAGGGACACTGGAATATTAATAATCCCTCGGAACAGGATCTCAGGAGTGCAATTGAGAAGTACTCATCACTGGGATTGAAGATTCAGATAACAGAACTTGATGTATCCGTCTATTCTTCATCTGAAAGGAATCCTGCAGATAATGTATTTACCACAGAAAGAGAACAGAAACAACTCGAAAAATATAAGATGATTTTCAGGGTTTTCCGGGAGTATAACAATGTGATTACAGGTGTTACATTCTGGAATTTGTCTGACAAACACAGCTGGCTGGATAATTCCCCCGTGGCAGGAAGAAAGAACTATCCGCTGCTCTTCGATCAGAACCTGAAACCAAAAAAAGCTTACTGGGAAGTTGTAAAGTTTTAA